A window from Terriglobales bacterium encodes these proteins:
- the terL gene encoding phage terminase large subunit, whose translation MQRLHEDDLVGHVLDTERRQAIDIEPKWKVVRFPAIAEEDERYEVPRFSKTLFYGRRKGEVLHPEREPMEVLEQLRETQGEYTFAGQYQQSPAPLGGGLVKLRWFKTYAEPFAVANGAVSVASGAFALLPEKFDFIFQSWDTANKASELSDYSVCTTWGVRTDRSSDRVAPPAAAADGVSTGGGSRWVKGSGAGNGGELFLLHVYRARLEYPELKRMVRTHAALWEAKNVLIEDKASGTQLCQELIQEGMHSVKKCQSTLDKGTRMLTVTPTIENGFVYLPEKAPWLSQYLHEMATFPNGKHDDQADSTSQALDWIKSHLFEPSWIVYYREQVLTQWRQGVIRWDELSDFVQKYIIDHGLDGPRPGQQGIP comes from the coding sequence ATGCAGCGTCTGCACGAGGACGACCTCGTCGGCCACGTGCTCGATACCGAACGCCGGCAGGCCATCGACATCGAACCGAAATGGAAGGTCGTGCGCTTCCCCGCCATCGCCGAGGAAGACGAGCGCTACGAAGTCCCGCGTTTCTCCAAGACTCTGTTCTACGGCCGCCGCAAAGGCGAGGTACTCCATCCCGAAAGGGAACCAATGGAGGTCCTCGAGCAACTGCGCGAGACGCAAGGCGAGTACACCTTCGCCGGACAGTACCAGCAATCTCCTGCGCCATTAGGCGGAGGCTTGGTAAAGCTTCGCTGGTTCAAGACCTACGCAGAACCATTTGCGGTAGCGAATGGTGCTGTTTCGGTAGCGAGTGGGGCGTTTGCTTTGCTTCCCGAGAAGTTCGACTTCATCTTCCAGAGCTGGGACACGGCCAACAAAGCCAGCGAGCTGAGCGATTACAGCGTCTGCACCACCTGGGGCGTCAGAACCGATCGCAGTAGCGATCGGGTTGCTCCGCCCGCAGCCGCGGCGGATGGCGTCAGTACCGGCGGCGGTAGCCGCTGGGTCAAGGGCAGCGGAGCGGGCAATGGGGGAGAGCTGTTCCTACTCCACGTCTATCGCGCACGGCTGGAGTATCCCGAATTGAAACGCATGGTCCGTACGCATGCCGCACTATGGGAGGCGAAGAACGTGCTGATCGAAGACAAAGCCTCGGGCACGCAGCTTTGCCAGGAGCTGATCCAGGAGGGCATGCACAGCGTCAAGAAGTGCCAGTCAACGCTGGACAAAGGGACGCGTATGCTCACCGTTACTCCCACGATCGAGAACGGCTTCGTCTACCTGCCGGAGAAAGCTCCGTGGCTGTCGCAGTATCTGCACGAGATGGCAACGTTCCCAAACGGGAAACACGACGACCAGGCGGACTCCACCTCACAGGCGCTCGACTGGATCAAGAGTCACCTGTTCGAGCCCTCGTGGATCGTGTACTACCGCGAACAGGTCCTCACGCAGTGGCGCCAGGGAGTCATCCGGTGGGATGAGCTGTCAGACTTCGTGCAAAAGTACATCATCGACCACGGCTTGGATGGTCCACGGCCAGGCCAGCAAGGAATACCGTAG